From Aspergillus fumigatus Af293 chromosome 5, whole genome shotgun sequence, a single genomic window includes:
- the cp8 gene encoding putative carboxypeptidase Y, translating into MIVSYLLHFALYTVAYATQEVLRPVTDQDSEFRIVQSHHSPDHSIRIKQQNESICAAGSPQYTGWLAVGHKHLFFWYFESQNDPSHDPLTLWMSGGPGVSSMVGLFQEIGPCLVDEYGNGTYHNPWGWSRYLSLLFVDQPVDVGFSYVDGGHELPRDSKEAAVDMHRFLQLFVSEVFPHLQDLPVHVSGESFAPQVRLKSCLVGNGFMSPRDTFFGYWETLCTTNPGVEKPVFNQTRCDLIASNMPRCMEVSAVCVQNPDPALCSAALSVCYEGVVGLYEDESGKGGRNRFDITAPCEIDDMCYIQAVHVEQYLNTPAVWNALSPPKQISEYKMVSEAVIDAFAKSSDGMTSTSDLVAFLLANQVHFLAYQGNLDLACNTAGNLRWAHSLVWKGQAEFASKPLRPWRSPVAATGRNETVGTMKEVRVRVGNADTESRFALVTVDGAGHLLPQDRPDVALDMMVRWITGAPFA; encoded by the exons ATGATCGTTTCGTACCTCCTCCATTTCGCTCTTTACACCGTGGCATATGCCACCCAGGAGGTGTTGCGGCCTGTAACGGACCAAGATAGCGAATTTCGCATTGTTCAGAGCCACCATTCCCCAGATCACTCAATTCGAATTAAGCAGCAAAACGAGTCCATATGTGCAGCTGGCTCGCCTCAGTACACCGGCTGGCTAGCTGTGGGTCACAAGCATCTGTTCTTCTGGTACTTCGAGAGCCAGAATGATCCCTCCCATGACCCATTAACTTTGTGGATGAGCGGAGGCCCCGGAGTCTCGAGTATGGTTGGCCTGTTCCAAGAGATTGGCCCCTGTCTCGTGGATGAATACGGCAACGGGACCTACCACAACCCCTGGGGGTGGTCCCGCTACTTATCGCTCCTTTTCGTTGATCAGCCTGTCGATGTGGGCTTCTCATACGTTGATGGAGGACATGAGCTGCCTCGTGACTCAAAAGAGGCAGCGGTTGACATGCATCGCTTTCTGCAGCTGTTTGTCTCTGAAGTGTTTCCTCACCTGCAGGATCTTCCGGTCCATGTTTCTGGGGAGTCATTTGCG CCACAGGTGCGGCTCAAGTCGTGTTTGGTGGGCAATGGCTTCATGTCCCCGAGGGATACATTCTTCGGGTACTGGGAAACGCTCTGCACCACGAATCCAGGTGTGGAAAAGCCCGTGTTCAACCAGACGCGCTGCGATCTCATCGCCTCGAACATGCCTCGGTGCATGGAAGTCAGTGCAGTGTGTGTCCAGAATCCAGATCCGGCTTTGTGTAGCGCTGCCCTCTCTGTCTGCTACGAGGGTGTAGTCGGGCTGTATGAAGATGAGTCCGGCAAAGGGGGCCGAAACAGGTTTGACA TCACGGCGCCCTGTGAAATCGACGACATGTGCTACATCCAAGCTGTGCATGTTGAACAGTATCTCAACACGCCAGCAGTCTGGAACGCTCTGTCACCCCCCAAACAGATTTCCGAATACAAAATGGTCTCGGAGGCAGTCATTGACGCCTTTGCAAAATCTTCAGACGGTATGACATCCACTTCCGATCTGGTTGCCTTTCTCCTGGCGAACCAGGTCCATTTCCTGGCGTATCAGGGAAACCTTGATCTCGCCTGCAATACCGCCGGGAACCTCCGCTGGGCGCATTCACTGGTCTGGAAGGGTCAGGCTGAGTTTGCGTCGAAGCCCCTACGTCCCTGGAGGTCGCCTGTTGCAGCGACAGGCCGGAATGAGACGGTTGGTACCATGAAGGAAGTTCGGGTTCGTGTGGGTAATGCAGACACCGAGTCACGGTTTGCACTTGTCACTGTGGATGGTGCTGGTCATCTG CTCCCTCAAGATCGACCGGATGTAGCGCTCGACATGATGGTGCGGTGGATCACTGGCGCACCTTTTGCCTGA
- a CDS encoding haloacid dehalogenase, type II, with the protein MENKTIVAFDLYGTLLSTDSIVKHLGQHFSSTTAQSISKSWRRYQLEYTWRLNSMGRYDSFSNITRNSLRHALAEHGEKPEKDVIDEILRAYDSLSTFPDVPSALGQLAHRPEITAVVFSNGTQDTVTNSVHHSPDLSPHRAVFKEIITVDEVRQFKPAPAVYAHLAQTIGKLPSSQMADLWLVSGNPFDVIGARSCGMHAIWVDRGCRGWIDAALPDLQPTAVVHDLNDILTVIQ; encoded by the exons ATGGAAAATAAGACGATTGTCGCGTTCGACCTGTACGGTACACTCCTTTCGACAGATTCAATTGTGAAGCACCTCGGGCAGCATTTCTCTAGCACGACGGCACAATCCATCTCTAAATCATGGAGACGATATCAACTGGAATATACCTGGAGACTCAACAGCATGG GGCGATACGACTCATTCTCAAACATCACTCGAAACTCCTTGCGCCATGCCCTGGCAGAGCACGGTGAAAAGCCAGAGAAAGATGTCATTGACGAGATTCTAAGGGCTTACGACAGCCTATCCACCTTTCCAGACGTTCCGTCCGCTTTGGGCCAGCTGGCCCATCGTCCTGAGATCACTGCTGTCGTCTTTTCGAATGGGACGCAAGACACGGTTACCAACTCTGTACACCACTCCCCCGACTTGTCGCCTCATAGGGCTGTGttcaaggaaatcatcacAGTTGATGAGGTGAGGCAGTTCAAGCCTGCTCCAGCAGTGTATGCCCATCTTGCCCAGACGATAGGAAAATTGCCCTCCTCACAGATGGCGGACCTATGGCTGGTCAGTGGAAACCCATTCGACGTGATCGGCGCTAGGAGTTGTGGTATGCACGCCATCTGGGTAGATCGAGGTTGTCGGGGCTGGATAGATGCTGCTTTACCTGATCTACAGCCAACGGCCGTGGTTCACGATTTGAATGACATCCTCACTGTCATCCAGTGA